A portion of the Kribbella jejuensis genome contains these proteins:
- a CDS encoding citrate synthase, translating to MPAEGDEDYLTTAEVARRLQVKPATIYAYVSRGLLTSVRARGRRGSLFPTTEVERLAARSVEHSGVVERIESELTLLKDDELYYRGHSARLLATTATVEQVANLLWTNQLPAADAAGAGGAGERDAGGAGAGAAGGTGTGWAGAGGAGAAGTSGTAAGGAGAAGTGGTAAGGAGAAGEGGAGAGGAGAAGTGAAGTGAAGAGAGGAGAAGTGGAGAAGVGGAGLGVAGVGGAGVGGGLFAGDAGEVELARRGMGVVPEGARLVDGVRVGVAVLGAADGLRFDLSPGAVVASAGRLIGNLVAALPGPTVSGTLGARLWPKLSDEDPRAELLDAALILLADHGLAVSTVAARVAASARANLYAVISAGLGALDGQYHGAAPTLAYEFLARARHDPLKALSDQLRTGEPIPGFGHKIYQQHDPRAEVLLELLGDHPIVSTVRAIAERAPTFPNSDLAIAALMHAYNFRPDAGDALFALARMIGWTAHALEEYAAPALRFRTMGIYTGQGGLP from the coding sequence ATGCCAGCCGAAGGTGACGAGGATTACCTGACCACCGCCGAGGTCGCCCGCCGTCTGCAGGTCAAACCGGCCACCATCTACGCGTACGTCAGCCGAGGTCTCCTCACTAGCGTCCGCGCCCGCGGGCGCCGCGGCAGCCTCTTCCCCACCACCGAGGTGGAACGTCTCGCCGCCCGCTCGGTAGAACACTCCGGCGTGGTCGAACGCATCGAGTCAGAACTCACGCTGCTGAAGGACGACGAGCTCTACTACCGAGGCCACTCAGCCCGCCTGCTCGCTACCACCGCAACAGTCGAACAGGTCGCCAACCTCCTGTGGACCAACCAGCTCCCCGCCGCGGACGCGGCGGGCGCAGGCGGGGCGGGCGAGCGCGACGCCGGCGGCGCGGGTGCAGGCGCTGCGGGCGGGACGGGCACGGGCTGGGCGGGTGCGGGCGGGGCCGGCGCGGCAGGCACGAGCGGGACGGCCGCGGGCGGGGCCGGCGCGGCAGGCACGGGCGGGACGGCCGCGGGCGGCGCGGGCGCGGCGGGTGAGGGCGGGGCAGGTGCAGGCGGGGCCGGCGCGGCGGGCACGGGCGCGGCGGGCACGGGCGCGGCGGGGGCGGGTGCAGGCGGGGCAGGCGCGGCAGGCACAGGCGGGGCGGGCGCGGCAGGCGTGGGCGGGGCGGGCCTGGGCGTGGCGGGCGTGGGCGGGGCGGGCGTGGGCGGGGGGTTGTTTGCGGGTGATGCTGGCGAGGTCGAGTTGGCGCGGCGGGGGATGGGGGTGGTGCCGGAGGGGGCTCGGTTGGTGGATGGGGTTCGGGTGGGGGTGGCTGTCTTGGGGGCTGCGGATGGGTTGCGGTTCGATTTGTCGCCTGGCGCGGTGGTGGCTTCGGCTGGGCGGTTGATCGGGAATCTGGTGGCGGCCTTGCCGGGGCCAACCGTGAGCGGGACGTTGGGGGCTCGGTTGTGGCCGAAGTTGTCGGACGAGGACCCTCGGGCGGAGTTGCTCGATGCCGCGTTGATTCTGCTGGCCGATCACGGGCTCGCGGTGTCGACCGTGGCTGCTCGCGTCGCCGCGAGTGCTCGCGCCAACCTGTACGCCGTCATCTCCGCCGGACTCGGCGCACTCGACGGGCAGTACCACGGCGCCGCGCCGACCCTCGCGTACGAGTTCCTCGCGCGCGCCAGACACGACCCGCTGAAAGCCTTGTCGGACCAGTTGCGGACCGGCGAACCGATCCCCGGCTTCGGGCACAAGATCTACCAACAGCACGACCCGCGGGCCGAAGTACTCCTCGAACTCCTCGGCGACCATCCGATCGTCAGCACCGTGCGGGCGATCGCCGAGCGCGCACCGACGTTCCCCAACAGCGACCTCGCGATCGCAGCGCTCATGCACGCCTACAACTTCCGCCCCGACGCCGGCGACGCGCTCTTCGCGCTCGCCCGGATGATCGGCTGGACCGCCCACGCCCTCGAGGAGTACGCCGCCCCCGCCCTGCGCTTCCGCACGATGGGCATCTACACAGGCCAAGGTGGGCTGCCCTGA